The Manihot esculenta cultivar AM560-2 chromosome 1, M.esculenta_v8, whole genome shotgun sequence genome has a window encoding:
- the LOC110607274 gene encoding abscisic acid receptor PYL8 translates to MVTTDYMTVNGNAFSKMADDYIRRHHVHDVKDHQCSSSLVKHVKAPVHLVWSLVRRFDQPQRYKPFVSRCIVQGDLQIGSVREVNVKSGLPATTSTERLEVLDDEEHIFRMTIVGGDHRLKNYSSIITVHSEVIDGRPGTMVIESFVVDVPDGNTKDETCYFVEALIKCNLKSLADVSERLAVQDRTELIDRV, encoded by the exons ATGGTGACCACTGATTACATGACCGTCAACGGCAATGCTTTTAGCAAGATGGCAGACGATTACATCAGGAGGCACCATGTGCACGACGTCAAAGACCACCAGTGTAGCTCCTCTCTCGTTAAACACGTAAAAGCTCCAGTTCATCTT GTGTGGTCACTGGTTAGAAGATTTGATCAACCGCAGAGGTATAAGCCGTTTGTTAGCAGGTGCATTGTGCAGGGAGACCTTCAGATTGGAAGTGTTAGGGAGGTGAATGTTAAGTCAGGACTTCCAGCTACCACTAGCACTGAACGATTGGAGGTACTAGATGATGAGGAGCATATATTTAGGATGACCATTGTTGGGGGAGATCATCGGCTTAAG AACTACTCTTCCATCATTACTGTCCATTCAGAGGTCATTGATGGGAGACCTGGGACGATGGTCATCGAgtcatttgttgttgatgtgccgGATGGGAACACCAAGGACGAAACATGTTACTTTGTTGAGGCTCTAATCAAATGCAACCTGAAGTCACTGGCTGATGTGTCGGAGCGTTTGGCCGTGCAAGACCGAACTGAGCTCATAGACAGAGTCTGA